ACCGAAGTTTTTCTGGATCCCAACAAATTCTCAGAAAAAGGCACCACCTCATTAGCAGGGATTTCATTTAATAAGAAGGGTAACCTTGTCGCCTATTCTATTTCTGAAGGCGGAAGCGACTGGAACAAAATCATCATAATGAATGCCCTCACAAAGGAAATTATTGATGAAACCATTGCAGACGTAAAATTTTCAGGTGCCTCATGGTCCGGTGATGATGGTTTTTATTACTCGAGTTACGACAAACCCAAAGGCAGCGAACTTTCTGCCCAAACCGATACACACAAGGTCTACTTCCACAAACTCGGAACAAAACAATCCGCAGACCGCCTCGTTATTGGCGGCGAAAACTTCAAACGCAGATACATGGGTGTTGACGTTTCAGATGATCAGCGCTTCGAAATACTTAACGCATCAGAAGCAACAAACGGCAATGAACTTTACATTAAAGATTTAAAGAACAAAACCGACTTTATCCCTGTTCAGAAAGGGTACACCTTCAACACTGATTTTGTGGACTCAAAAGGTGACATTATTTATGCACTTACCGATAAAGATGCGCCGAACAAGCGTCTTGTGAAGCTTAATATAAATAAACCGGATGTCTGGATTGACGTGATTCCGGAATCGGAAAATGTGCTGACGGTTTCCACAGGTGGCGGTTATATTTTTGCGAAATATATGAAAGATGCCGTAACATCCGTGCGTCAGCTTGATTATGACGGAAAGCTGATCCGAACCATCGAACTTCCCGGAGTGGGTACAGCCTCCGGCTTCAGCGGTAAAGAGAACGAAAAAGAACTTTACTTTTCATACACCAACTATATCACGCCCGGAACGATTTATAAATTTAACGCAGATACCGGAAAATCTGAAATTTATCAGAAACCAAATGTAAAATTCAATCCTGAAAATTATGTTTCGGAGCAGGTCTTCTATACTTCAAAAGATGGCACGCGGATCCCGATGATGATTAATTACAAAAAAGGACTCAAGCTCGACGGTAAAAACCCGACAATTCTTTATTCGTACGGAGGTTTTAACATCAGCCTGCAGCCAGGATTTTCTGTCGTGAATGCAATATGGATGGAAAACGGCGGTATTTACGCGGTTCCGAACATCCGCGGTGGTGGCGAATACGGCAAAAAATGGCATGATGCGGGCACAAAACTTCAGAAGAAAAATGTGTTTGAAGATTTCATCGCCGCTGGCGAATATCTGCAGAACAAAGGATACACTTCAAAAGAATATATGGCGCTTTCAGGCCGTTCAAATGGCGGACTGCTGGTTGGCGCGGTGATGACGATGCGTCCCGATCTGGCTAAAGTCGCTTTCCCCGGAGTTGGCGTTCTGGATATGTTGCGTTACAATAAATTCACCGCGGGTGCTGGTTGGAGTTACGATTACGGAACCGCAGAAGATAACCGCGAAATGTTCGATTATTTAAAATCTTATTCACCTGTTCATAATGTGAAGAAAGGAGTTTGTTACCCTTCCACGATGATCATTACGAGTGATCACGATGACCGTGTTGTACCTGCGCATTCGTTTAAATTCGGTGCCGAACTTCAGGAAAAACAATCGTGCAGCAACCCCGCTCTCGTAAGAATTGAAGTTAACGCCGGCCACGGCGCTGGCCGAAGCACCGATCAGGTCATTGGCGAAAATGCAGATCTGCTGAGTTTTGCGTTGTATGAAATGGGCTTTAAAACCTTAAACAAATAAATATTCACCCAAAATCTTGAAAGCTTCCTGAAATCGGGAAGCTTTTTTAATAAAAGATCTAGTTCAACACAAAATTCGGAAGGTAAATTGCTGAAGAAAATTCTGGCATAAACAATTTCGAAAGCCCGATTCTAATCGTTATTTTTGTGCCTCAATAAGTTAATGTCGGATATAATTAAACTTTTACCAGATCATGTTGCTAACCAAATCGCCGCCGGCGAAGTGGTGCAGCGGCCTGCGTCAATCGTAAAAGAACTGATGGAAAATGCCATCGATGCACACGCAACAAAAGTAGAACTCATCATCCGCGACGCCGGAAAGAACCTTATTCAAGTGGTGGATAACGGCAGTGGAATGAGCGATACCGACGCACGTCTTGCTTTTGAAAGGCACGCGACTTCAAAGATAAACTGCACCGAAGATATTTTCCGCATTTCTACAAAAGGTTTCCGGGGCGAAGCTTTGGCATCCATCGCTGCCGTAGCGCAGGTTGAACTTCGAACCAAAACAAAAGATGCCGTAACCGGCACAAATATTTATATCGAAGGTGGCGGATTTCAGTTTCAGGAACCCATACAAACCGCAGAAGGATCTAATTTCCTGGTGAAGAATCTGTTTTATAACGTGCCGGCGCGGAGGAAATTCCTTAAAAATAATAATGTTGAATTCCGGCATATTATTGATGAGTTTCAGCGCGTTGCCTTAGCGCATGAAAATGTAGATTTTGAGCTTTTTCACAATGATGATATCATTTTCAGACTCAGGAAATCGGGCCTGTTGCAAAGGATCGTAGAGGTTTTCGGGCGCAAGCTCCATCCGTTGCTGATTCCTATTAAAGAAGATCTCGGTTGGGTGAAACTCAGTGGATTTGTAGCCAAACCCGAAGGCGCCAAGAAAGTTCGCGGCGAGCAGTTTTTCTTCGTGAACGGGCGCTACTTCAAAAGCCCTTACTTCAACAAAGCCGTACAGGAAGCTTTCGAAGGCCTTCTGTTGCCGGGTTATATCCCAACTTTTTTTCTTTTTCTGGAACTTGACCCCGAGAAAGTTGACGTTAACATACATCCGCAAAAAACGGAGGTGAAATTTGAGGATGAAAATCTGATCTTCGCGTTGGTACGTTCCACCATTAAAAAATCGTTAGGGATTTATAATGTAGCGCCAAGCCTCGACTTCGAAAAAGATGTGACGATGGACGCTTTCGTTCATCAGAAAAATGGCGGAAACGTGTACCACGCCCCGGACGTTACCGTCGACCGCGACTACAATCCCTTCCTCGAAGAACGCGCTTCGGCAGGCGATCACGCGGCTATGACCGAAATTTATCAGCAATCGGCTTCTGCGAAACCATCAAAAATAAACCTTTTCGAAGAGGAAGATTTTGATGAGGATCTGATGCGACTTCCTAACGGATACTGGCTTTTCAACCGAAACGGTAAGACTTTAATGCTTGATCTGGGCCGGATGCACCGCCTTATTGTTTCCGAGCGGAATGCGAAGAAAAAAAAGAACGTCGAGCAGCACACACTTCTTTTTTCGCTGGAGTATCATATGAATGAAACGGAAAAGAATAAGTTCCGTTCCATTAAAAAATATTTACCCTCACTGGGTTTTGAAATGGTGATTGCCAATGACAACGTCTTGAGGATTGATGCGGTTCCGGAAGGCTTGAAGGAATCTCAGGTAATGAAGTTCATGGAGCAGCTGTTTGATATTCTGGAATACCGCACCGAAGATGAATTCCTGAATTTTTACAATAACCAGTGGGTGAAGATCCAAAGCAGATCTCGCTTCGATTTTCTGTATAAAACAGATGCCGAACACCTGATCAAAGATTTCACGGCGCTGGGCTTTCCGGAATATCTGCCATCTGGTAAGCGGTGTTTTATCGAGCTTCCGCTCGAAGATTTAAAGAATAAATTTTAAAATAATGTTCAATAATATACCGCCGCTCACGCGCAACCTAATTATCATCAATGTTATTGTGTTCATCCTGGTTTGGCTGATGCAAAACGATCAGATCACGATGTATCTGGCGGCGTTTTATCCTTTTTCACCCTTTTTCCATTCATGGCAAATCATCACGCACATGTTTATGCATGGCAGTTTTATGCATATTCTGTTTAATATGATGACGCTTTACAGTTTTGGTCCGGTGCTGGAGCAAGTCTTAGGTGAAAAAAAATATCTGCTGCTCTATTTTGTAAGCGGGCTCGGTGCATTTTTCCTATTTAACCTGTGGAATTTTGTTGAAATAGAACAGATCAAAGCCAGCCTTCAATCTTTCGGCTTCGATCTGGACGGTTATCTGCGCGGTGCGCGCGTTATGTTCTCCGGAAATTCGGCGCAAATTGCGGAACAGCAGGGTTTGGTTGCAGCGATGCAGGATATCATCACAATTCCGATGGTTGGCGCTTCGGGTGCAATCTTTGGGGTTATCGCGGCTTTTGCAACGCTTTATCCGGACGCTAAAATAATGCTGATGTTTATTCCGGTGCCGGTTAAAGTAAAATATCTGATGCCGGTCGTCATCATCGTGTCAATTTATTTGGGAGTCTCTGGAAATGTGGGTGGCATCGCGCATCTGGCACACGTTGGCGGCGCGCTGGTTGGATTCATTCTCGCTAGGATTTGGAGAAAACATCTTTACCGTTTTAATTAATACCAACAGTGAAGATTATCCGGTTTCTTTTAACGGCTGCGCATCTCGTTATTCTGGCTTTACTGCTTGGGACGCTGCTGAATTCGGGAATAGCTCCTAAAACTTTTCCATGGATTAATGTGCTTTCGCTCACATTCGCACCGCTGATGATTTTAAATGTCTGCCTGATTATTCTGTGGGTGATCATGTGGAAAAAACGCGCATTGTTTTTTCTGGCTGTTTCGCTTTTGCTCATCAACCCTACGAGAAGATGGCTTAATTTCACTGGTGAAAGCAACGAAAAAGCAAACCTAAAGATTGTCACCATGAATATAAAAGGCGGTGGCTACGGTCGGGAAGCTATTTACGAATATTTAAATACCAGCGGAGCAGATGTAGTTCTGGCGCAGGAGCATATGGGCGAACTAAGTGTGCCAGGTTACAGCCACCGCACTGACACGTACGAACTCACTGCGCTCAATTCAAAAACAGAAATCCTGCATCAGGAAAAAATTAAAACCTCAGAAAATGGCGAAGCTTTCTTCGCTGACATCAGAATAAACGGCAAAACAATCAGGTTTGTAAATATTTATCTGAACCCTTTTTCGTTCGATAAAAGCAAAGTGAAACCCAGCGAAGACTACGACAAAAACAAACGCAAACTCCGTTATATCCTCAGTACGCTGATACCCACCTTCAAAGCTCATCAGGACGAAGTGAGCGTAATAAAAAAAACCATTGCTGAATCTCCGTATCCTGTTATTGTCGCCGGCGATTTCAATGCGGTACCCAATTCGTACGAATATTATCAGCTTTCCGAAAATTTAAAAGATGTCTTCGTAGAGACCGGAAACGGAAATTCCACGAGTTTCCATGATTATAAGATACCGATCCGGATCGATTATGTTTTCTGTTCTGAAGAAATAACGCCCGTGCGTTACACCGTGGACCGCCGCGCGAAAATGTCGGACCATTATCCTATTATTGCCGAATTTAAAATTAATTAAATGAGAAATCTACTGCTGCTCCCGCTTTTATATTTTTTAAGCTCGTGCGGACAGGAACCGCAGGAGAATGAGATGGTGGTACGCGAGACTCCGGAAATGTTATCGTATGACACCACAGCGATCGATTCATTTTCGGCGGGCGCAACGTCCGTGGATGTAGCTGCCGAGATTAGAAGGTCTTCACGACTTTATCAGGATTCAATTCAGAAAGCTAAAGATTTAAAGGCTCAAACCGAACTACTTGAAAAAGCCAAGAAAACGGAAGAAGCGAGGAAACAATCTGATGCTGAGAAACTTAAAGAACAAAACCGCACAAAAAAAGCCGAAGAAGGAGCTTCTCCGGCGACAAATTAAAATCCGATTCGGAAATTATTCGGGAAGATTGGTGATTTTCGAAAGTGGGTAAATAAACATATCATCGAAGTCGTTCATCGCGTTAATCAGCTGAAAATGTGAGTATTCATCCAGATTCTGCACCGTGATTTCGGCCGATTTTATCTTCTTTGTTTTCAGAAGATGTTGACGCTGAACCCCGTTTAGTAGGCAGGTCGTGGGCGTGAACCAGTCTTTCCCCTTTTTGAACAGAATATTGGAGAATGACGTATCTGTAATGTGATTGTTTTTTACAATAATAATTTCATCTGTTTTAGCCTGACGCAGCATCAGCTCGAGCGGTGCGCGATCCTCAAACTTAAAAGAGTAATCATAAGAATTGTTCTCAACGAGCCGAAAACTGTCGATCTCGGAGATCGCATACGGAATGATCTGCGTACGGAAATTCTTATCTAAATCGTAACTTATCTTTAACTTAAAAAGGCCGTCGCCGTCATGCTCAAGACTTTTGTAGATCTTGGCCAAATTAATCGAACCTTCTTTCCCGAAATGCGCGAAAGTCTCATCCACGCGCCGCTGGTGCAGATCGAGGAGATACATTTGCTGATCTTCTATCTTAATACTTTCAATAAATCGGGACATAAATTTTGTTTTTCATTTCTTGGTACTCGTCGGCAAATTTACTTAAATGCGTAATGCCGCCCCCACTTTTAAAGTATAATTTTCCGTTTTCTTTTTCAATAAACCTTATCATCACACAGGAGTCGAGGTTTTCGCCGTCGAACCAACCGCAAACGCCGGTATAGAAGCCCCGGTGATAATTTTCTGCTTCCAGAATTATTTCTAACGTTTTCTTTTTTGGCGCACCGAGAATGGATCCCGCAGGAAGCAAAGCCGTCATGATACTGCCAACTTTCCCTAGAAATTCCGGTTTCAGCGTGCCCGAAATTTCAGAACTCATCGCGTATAGGTTTTTTTGGTTGGTTTTAATCAGGTCTATCCGCTGAAATTCATCCACTTTCACCTCATCTGCAACGATACTCAGGTCGTTTCTTAGCAGATCCACTACGGTGTAATGCTCAGCTTTTTCCTTTGGATCAGCCTTTAAAACTTCTGCTGCATTTTCTGCTGCAGCATCGATGGTGCCTTTCATTGGGTGTGTAAAAATGCGGCCGCCGGCAATTTCTACAAAAGTCTCAGGTGAAAAAAATACAAACTTTTCGGGATAATATACCTTGTATTTAGCCTGCGCACTTGCGTACATTTCTTCAAGTGACAGGTTAGTTTCAATCTCGGATCTGCAGGTGTAGTTTGCAAGATAAGTGTTGCCAGCGCGCAGATTTTCCTGAACCAAAGTAAAGCCGCGGCGGTAATTTTCGGCGGGTTCGGGAATTGATTTAAAGTGAAATCCCAAGTGTTCTTTCAATGGAGTTTTAACGCTTGCAATAGATTGAAAATCCGTTTTTAAGCCGGAATTCAGAAATTGTTTTTCATCATAAACTTCAACATTTTCCATCAGAAAATCCACCATAAAAAAGAAAGGAACTTTCGTCATTGAAAGTTCATCCATTCGGTCGAAATTTGGGTGCGGAGCGCTAAACATCAATGCAAAAATAGCGAAAAGAACATCGGTGCGGGAATTAATAACCCATGCATTAAGCCTAAAAGCTTATTTTTGCGCCATGCAAAATTCTCTTCAGCCACAAACCGGCATCGCGCCTGTAATGAAAAAAGCTTTCTTTTATTGGAATAAAACTTTATTATACCAGCTGGTTTTCAGCATATTATACTTTTCACTGTTTTTTATCGGATACTTTTATCTGTTGCAGTATTTTGGTCTTTGGGACGAATTTATGAAGCATAAAGATTTAGTCAGCACCGATCTTCCCGCCTTTAACCAGAAAATGGAGGAAATCGCGCGGTTGCCTCAGGCTCGCAATTTTGGACTCGCATTTTTCTTTCTTACAGCATTGATCAATCCACTTAATGTGGGCCTTTATACAATCTACCGCAAGATTGACCTGAACGAACCGGTGGTGCTTAATGACCTGTTCGCGGGCTATCAGGGCGCGACTTTTTTCAGATTCGTTGGTTTTTATCTATTCTGGATGATCATTTTCACGTACACCAATGCTCTGTTTCTGCTCGGGATTGTATGGTTTTTGGTCACACTTTTCTGCGTTCCGCTGATGTATTTTATGGACGTGCAGATTTTCCAGGGCATTGCGCTAACCTTCAAAGTGCTGCGCAGAAACTTTGGTGTGGTATGCATTACGGTAATCGGGGCGCTACTGTTTGCTTTTAGCGGTTTTTTGCTTTGCGGCATTGGTATTCTGTTTACGTTTCCGTTCATCCATGCAATGATTTATACGCTATATCAGCAATTTTATACCGAAAAAGAATAATTACAGCAATTTCAATGCGTTATTTCTGATTTTAATTTAAATTTGAGAAACATTAAAATAAACTGTTATGAACTCTTTTCAGGAATTTAGCGAGAACCACCAGAGGAGGTCGTTTAGCGAAATCATTACGCACGCTTTCGAAACGTATAAAGGTATTTTTCTTTACGCGCTGCTGGCGATGGTACTTTATACCCTCGTTTCAATTGCAGTAGAGCCTGCTTCCGGATTTGATTCAGACGGTTTCTCAAAAGAAATAATAGACGCTGACGGCGACTTTAGCCAAATGGATATTTGGGCATTTCCCGGATTCAAATTTTATTACGGCCTTTCAGGAATAGTCACGTTGCTGCTTGCACCGCTTTTTGTAGGCATCATTTATATGGCGAATAAATATAATTTTAAGCAACCGCTACATGTGGGTGACTTACTAATCGGGTATAAACAGAATTTTATTAACATATTAATTTACAGCCTTTTGTCTTCTGTAATTATTACTTTTTCGTTTTTGCTGTGTTTTCTTCCGGTTTTCTTCGTACTGCCTTTGCTTTTGCTAGGTTATCCCATTCTGCTGTTTGAAAACGCCAGCTTTACAGAGGCTTTTCAAAAATCCTTTAGAATCGCGAAAGAGCATTACGGCACATTTTTACTCACCTCATTTGTTGGACTGCTGATCAGTCTTGCCGGAATTTTCCTTTGCATAATCGGCATATTTGCTACACTTCCGTTCTATATGGTCGTGATGTACTCGGCTTACTGCGCTTATTGTGGCAGCCCGAGGCCGGTTAATCCTGAAGTATAAATTCATTCATTTAAATATCAGACAACAGACAGCTGTTGCTTTTGAAAAATAACATTATGCCCAATAGAAAACATCAGATAAGTGAGGTAAAGATCAAGCAGATCTTCCTGCTAGCCGTTATTCTGCTCCTGGCTGGAATAATCTGTTATCATCTGGCACTTTTCATTCCGGCAGTGCTCGGCGCCATTACGCTCTATATAATTTCGAGGAAATACAATATTTACCTTCAGGAAGAAAAAGAGTGGAAACCTTGGGCAGCATCAACCGTCATCATTGTGGCTACGCTTATTATTTTAATTCTGCCAATCTATTTTATTGGTGATTTACTGATCGAAAAATTAGGAAATGCTTCTGCCTACATGCAGAAATTTAATGTGTTTGTAGACAAGATCCACGATTATGTGTATTCAAAAACGAAAATTGACGTCCTGAGTAAAGACAACCTGAATAAACTAAAGGATTCGGTGGGTAAATATTCAACCTTGGCGTTAAGCAGTACGTTCAATACACTCACCGTCGTCGCGTCGATGTATTTCATTCTGTATTTCATGCTCGAAAAACCGCGTCTTTTTGAACGTCTGGTGAAGAGTTCAGCTCCGTTAAAAAAGTCGAACATTAATTTATTAGGCGATAAAATCAGGAAAATGGTAATCGCTAACGCCATTGGTATCCCGGTTGTGGCGATCGGGCAGGGAATTGTGGCCGTAATCGGATATTTTATTTTCGATGCGCCAAGTGCCATCCTGCTTTTCGCACTAACGGCCGTCGCATCGATGATCCCGATTGTAGGTGCAGCAATTGTCTACGTGCCCGTTTGCATCTTTATGATTGCCGAAGGAAACACCGGCCAGGGTTTAGGTCTCGCGGCTTACTGTATGGTTGCAGTAGGTTTAACAGACAATCTGTTAAGATTTACACTATTGAAGCGGCTTGAAAACATTCATCCGCTGAACACAGTATTTGGCATCATCGTCGGCATGAAGATCTTTGGTTTTATGGGTTTGATATTCGGGCCGATACTTGTGTCGATCACGGTTTTACTCATTCAGGTGTACCGCGATGAATTTTCAGAAGACGAAAACGAACTCATTATGCCCGAGCCGAAGGAAATTGAAGAAAAAATAGATTTAAGTATATAAAAGTGGAAGGTCTAAACCCTGAAATATTAAAAGAAATCTGCACCCAGAAAATGCCTTTTGGCAAATATAAGGACTGCGTACTGGCTGATTTGCCGGTAAATTACCTCGAATGGTTCTACCGCCAAGGCTTCCCGAAAGGAAAATTGGGCATGCAGCTTTCGACTATTTACGAAATAAAAATCAACGGACTGGTGGATCTTCTAAAACCGCTGCGCGGCCCGGTGACTTATGAAAAACCGAAAAAGAAAATCTATAAATTTTAAATTATACTTTCAATTATGTGGCTTTCAATGCAGCAATCTCATCACGTAATTTGGCAGCTTTAATAAAATCGAGGTTTCTAGCAGCGGCTTCCATTGCCTTTTGCTTTTCGGCGATAAGAACTTGCGCGTCTTTTCCATAATTCGCCTTGTCTTCGGCAACCTGCTTCAGAATTTCTTTCTGGGTATATTTCGGGTCCGGGAAATCTTTGCTCCGGCCCACCAAAATTTCGGAAATCTTCTTATTCAAAGAGGTTGGCACCAAACCATGTTTCTCATTGTATTCCATCTGTTTCTGGCGGCGGTAATTGGTTTCATCAATTGCACGCTGCATCGAAACCGTAATTTTGTCAGCATACAGAATAGCACGGCCATTCACGTTTCGCGCGGCACGACCTATTGTCTGAACTAAAGATCTGCGGGACCTCAACATTCCTTCTTTATCGGCATCCAAAATGGCAACCAGAGAAACTTCAGGTAAATCCAAACCTTCACGAAGCAAATTAACACCCACTAAAACATCGAAAAGACCAACCCGAAGATCCTGCATGATCTGGATTCTTTCCAGCGTTTCAACGTCGGAGTGGATATAGCGTGTACGAATACCAAATCTTGTAAAATATTTAGTAAGTTCTTCGGCCATTTTCTTGGTTAAAGTCGTCACCAAAACGCGCTCGTCCACTTCCGTTCGTTTACGGATTTCTTCGATCAGATCATCAATTTGATTGATTGACGGCCGGATATCAATAATTGGATCCAACAGTCCTGTCGGGCGAATAATCTGCTCCACATACTCGCCACCACTTTTTTCAAGTTCATAATCTGCGGGCGTGGCCGATACATAAATCACCTGGTTCTGCATCGCTTCGAATTCTTCAAACTTCAGCGGGCGGTTGTCCATCGCAGCCGGAAGTCGGAAACCATGTTCCACCAAAACCTCTTTACGGCTTCTGTCGCCGCCGTACATTGCATGGACCTGTGGGACCGTAACATGGCTTTCGTCGATGACCATCAGGAAATCTTTTGGAAAATAATCGAGCAGGCAAAACGGGCGCGTTCCGGGTAATCGGCGGTCAAAATAACGTGAATAATTTTCGATTCCACTGCAGTACCCGAGTTCTTTCATCATTTCGAGATCAAGTTCGGTTCTTTCTTGAAGACGTTTGGCCTCAAAGGGTTTTTCAATTGAATTGAAAAAATCCACCTGTTTAACCATATCATCCTGAATTTCGCGTATCGCGCCAACCTGCGTTTCCTTTGAAGTAACAAACAGATTCGCCGGATAGATATTCATCTCGTCAAAATCGGACATTATATTTCCAGTCAGCGGATTGAAACTGTAGATTTTTTCGATCTCATCACCGAAAAACTGAACGCGAACGGCGTTATCTGCGTAGGCCGGATATACATCAATTACATCGCCTTTCACACGGAAAGTACCACGTGTAAATTCATTCAAAGTTCTTGAATATAAAGCGTTTACGAGTTTATGAAGAAAATCCGTGCGGGTTATCTTTGAACTTTTCTTAAGTTCAATCAGGGACTTATTGAATTCTGAGGGGTTCCCGATGCCGTAAATACAGGAAACAGAAGCCACGATAAGAACATCGCGTCTACCCGAAAGCAAGCTTGCGGAGGCAGATAAACGAAGTTTTTCCACTTCCTCGTTAATCGACAGATCTTTCTCGATGTAGGTGTTCGTGGAAGCAATGAAAGCTTCGGGCTGATAATAATCGTAATAACTCACGAAATATTCTACGGCGTTATCAGGAAAAAACTCTTTGAATTCCATGAAAAGCTGCGCAGCCAGAGTTTTGTTGTGTGCTAAAACCAGCGTCGGTTTCTGCACATTATTCACTACATTGGCGACTGTAAACGTTTTTCCGGAGCCGGTTACACCCAGTAAGGTCTGGTATTTTTCACCAATTTCAAGGCCTTTGGTTAATTTATCGATGGCAACCGGTTGGTCGCCAGTCGGTTTATATTCAGATTGAAGTTGAAATCGCATGATGCAAAATTACAAAAATTGTCGGCGTAATATTTGTTGCTATCTGTTAACAAAATTCTAAAAAACAAGTAATTATGAAAGTTTTTCTAGCAAAAATTTTACCGGTTTGCGCCGCCGTAGTTTTAACAGCGTGTAGCGGAACTCCAAAAAACAATGCGCAGGCACAGGTTTTAAAAAACGGCACGTTAGCCAATCCGGAAACAGCTTCTAAAAATTCGCCAGAATATCAACCGGCCTTCGAAGGACAAACCCGCGTAAATGGGCTCCAGACTTCGACGGCTTACCAGGTTGATGTTATTAATTCCGGCCTCAATAAACCCTGGGGCATCACGGATCTGCCAGATGGCCGACTGCTGATTTCCTCAAAATCCGGATATCTCAACATCGTATCAGCCGACGGCAAAAACACAGTGAAAGTGGAAGGCCTGCCTAAAGTAGACGATAAAGGCCAGGGCGGCTTGCTGGATATTGCCCTGGATCCCGATTTCAATACGAACAGAATGATTTTCTGGACCTACTCTGAACCAGTTGCCGGCGGCAATCATACAG
This window of the Flavobacteriaceae bacterium 3519-10 genome carries:
- a CDS encoding Prolyl endopeptidase precursor, coding for MKTHLIILTGALFAASCSPQKMTQNQLLYPETKKIAHTDEYFGTQVQDPYRWLEDDRAEDTKDWVNRQVTFTNNYLSQIPFREEIRSQLKDIWNYEKIGAPFKEGDFTYFYKNNGLQAQSVLYRTDKNGKTEVFLDPNKFSEKGTTSLAGISFNKKGNLVAYSISEGGSDWNKIIIMNALTKEIIDETIADVKFSGASWSGDDGFYYSSYDKPKGSELSAQTDTHKVYFHKLGTKQSADRLVIGGENFKRRYMGVDVSDDQRFEILNASEATNGNELYIKDLKNKTDFIPVQKGYTFNTDFVDSKGDIIYALTDKDAPNKRLVKLNINKPDVWIDVIPESENVLTVSTGGGYIFAKYMKDAVTSVRQLDYDGKLIRTIELPGVGTASGFSGKENEKELYFSYTNYITPGTIYKFNADTGKSEIYQKPNVKFNPENYVSEQVFYTSKDGTRIPMMINYKKGLKLDGKNPTILYSYGGFNISLQPGFSVVNAIWMENGGIYAVPNIRGGGEYGKKWHDAGTKLQKKNVFEDFIAAGEYLQNKGYTSKEYMALSGRSNGGLLVGAVMTMRPDLAKVAFPGVGVLDMLRYNKFTAGAGWSYDYGTAEDNREMFDYLKSYSPVHNVKKGVCYPSTMIITSDHDDRVVPAHSFKFGAELQEKQSCSNPALVRIEVNAGHGAGRSTDQVIGENADLLSFALYEMGFKTLNK
- a CDS encoding DNA mismatch repair protein MutL — its product is MCLNKLMSDIIKLLPDHVANQIAAGEVVQRPASIVKELMENAIDAHATKVELIIRDAGKNLIQVVDNGSGMSDTDARLAFERHATSKINCTEDIFRISTKGFRGEALASIAAVAQVELRTKTKDAVTGTNIYIEGGGFQFQEPIQTAEGSNFLVKNLFYNVPARRKFLKNNNVEFRHIIDEFQRVALAHENVDFELFHNDDIIFRLRKSGLLQRIVEVFGRKLHPLLIPIKEDLGWVKLSGFVAKPEGAKKVRGEQFFFVNGRYFKSPYFNKAVQEAFEGLLLPGYIPTFFLFLELDPEKVDVNIHPQKTEVKFEDENLIFALVRSTIKKSLGIYNVAPSLDFEKDVTMDAFVHQKNGGNVYHAPDVTVDRDYNPFLEERASAGDHAAMTEIYQQSASAKPSKINLFEEEDFDEDLMRLPNGYWLFNRNGKTLMLDLGRMHRLIVSERNAKKKKNVEQHTLLFSLEYHMNETEKNKFRSIKKYLPSLGFEMVIANDNVLRIDAVPEGLKESQVMKFMEQLFDILEYRTEDEFLNFYNNQWVKIQSRSRFDFLYKTDAEHLIKDFTALGFPEYLPSGKRCFIELPLEDLKNKF
- a CDS encoding Rhomboid family protein, which codes for MFNNIPPLTRNLIIINVIVFILVWLMQNDQITMYLAAFYPFSPFFHSWQIITHMFMHGSFMHILFNMMTLYSFGPVLEQVLGEKKYLLLYFVSGLGAFFLFNLWNFVEIEQIKASLQSFGFDLDGYLRGARVMFSGNSAQIAEQQGLVAAMQDIITIPMVGASGAIFGVIAAFATLYPDAKIMLMFIPVPVKVKYLMPVVIIVSIYLGVSGNVGGIAHLAHVGGALVGFILARIWRKHLYRFN
- a CDS encoding AP endonuclease domain protein yields the protein MKIIRFLLTAAHLVILALLLGTLLNSGIAPKTFPWINVLSLTFAPLMILNVCLIILWVIMWKKRALFFLAVSLLLINPTRRWLNFTGESNEKANLKIVTMNIKGGGYGREAIYEYLNTSGADVVLAQEHMGELSVPGYSHRTDTYELTALNSKTEILHQEKIKTSENGEAFFADIRINGKTIRFVNIYLNPFSFDKSKVKPSEDYDKNKRKLRYILSTLIPTFKAHQDEVSVIKKTIAESPYPVIVAGDFNAVPNSYEYYQLSENLKDVFVETGNGNSTSFHDYKIPIRIDYVFCSEEITPVRYTVDRRAKMSDHYPIIAEFKIN
- a CDS encoding Aminodeoxychorismate lyase, which produces MSRFIESIKIEDQQMYLLDLHQRRVDETFAHFGKEGSINLAKIYKSLEHDGDGLFKLKISYDLDKNFRTQIIPYAISEIDSFRLVENNSYDYSFKFEDRAPLELMLRQAKTDEIIIVKNNHITDTSFSNILFKKGKDWFTPTTCLLNGVQRQHLLKTKKIKSAEITVQNLDEYSHFQLINAMNDFDDMFIYPLSKITNLPE
- a CDS encoding Para-aminobenzoate synthase, aminase component, which codes for MMFSAPHPNFDRMDELSMTKVPFFFMVDFLMENVEVYDEKQFLNSGLKTDFQSIASVKTPLKEHLGFHFKSIPEPAENYRRGFTLVQENLRAGNTYLANYTCRSEIETNLSLEEMYASAQAKYKVYYPEKFVFFSPETFVEIAGGRIFTHPMKGTIDAAAENAAEVLKADPKEKAEHYTVVDLLRNDLSIVADEVKVDEFQRIDLIKTNQKNLYAMSSEISGTLKPEFLGKVGSIMTALLPAGSILGAPKKKTLEIILEAENYHRGFYTGVCGWFDGENLDSCVMIRFIEKENGKLYFKSGGGITHLSKFADEYQEMKNKIYVPIY
- a CDS encoding membrane protein, putative, with product MLLKNNIMPNRKHQISEVKIKQIFLLAVILLLAGIICYHLALFIPAVLGAITLYIISRKYNIYLQEEKEWKPWAASTVIIVATLIILILPIYFIGDLLIEKLGNASAYMQKFNVFVDKIHDYVYSKTKIDVLSKDNLNKLKDSVGKYSTLALSSTFNTLTVVASMYFILYFMLEKPRLFERLVKSSAPLKKSNINLLGDKIRKMVIANAIGIPVVAIGQGIVAVIGYFIFDAPSAILLFALTAVASMIPIVGAAIVYVPVCIFMIAEGNTGQGLGLAAYCMVAVGLTDNLLRFTLLKRLENIHPLNTVFGIIVGMKIFGFMGLIFGPILVSITVLLIQVYRDEFSEDENELIMPEPKEIEEKIDLSI